Proteins encoded within one genomic window of Formosa agariphila KMM 3901:
- a CDS encoding response regulator, with product MKETIRILMTDDHPMIIEGYQNTLLSTKKPNQELIMQTANNCDESITAMHRSISRGEHFDVLFIDIKIPPSSDGKFTSGQDLARYARKILPEAKIVILTMFNETYRIHNIVEELKPEGFLIKSDLTSRELASAFQAILNNPPFYSGTVSKYLKQTIISDIYLDDKNRRILYLLSQGVKTKNLAEHIDLSLSGVEKRKKQLKLLFGIEDGQDESLIIEAKNLGFI from the coding sequence ATGAAAGAGACTATTAGAATTTTAATGACCGACGATCATCCAATGATTATTGAAGGCTATCAAAATACATTGTTATCTACTAAAAAACCAAATCAAGAACTAATTATGCAAACCGCTAATAATTGCGATGAGTCGATTACGGCCATGCATCGTAGCATTAGTAGAGGAGAGCATTTCGATGTTTTATTTATTGATATAAAAATACCACCATCATCAGATGGAAAATTTACCAGCGGCCAAGACCTTGCTAGATATGCAAGAAAAATTTTACCAGAAGCCAAGATTGTAATTCTTACTATGTTTAACGAAACGTATCGTATTCATAATATTGTTGAAGAGTTAAAGCCAGAAGGTTTCCTAATTAAAAGCGACTTAACATCCAGAGAATTAGCAAGTGCATTTCAGGCCATCTTAAATAATCCGCCATTTTACAGCGGAACTGTAAGTAAGTACTTAAAGCAAACTATAATTAGTGATATTTATTTAGACGATAAAAATCGTCGAATTCTATATTTACTATCTCAAGGTGTTAAAACTAAAAACCTTGCAGAGCATATCGATTTATCTTTAAGTGGTGTCGAAAAACGTAAAAAGCAATTAAAGTTATTATTCGGTATTGAAGATGGGCAAGACGAATCTTTAATTATTGAAGCTAAGAATTTAGGATTTATTTAA
- a CDS encoding NTP/NDP exchange transporter has translation MQLLKPVKTYLLKVFDLNENELQKTLLLQLNIFLLITTLLVVKPTINSLFLSRLTANALPLAYIFTAISAVIGSYFYNRFLERFPLNRVIELTILGCLFTLIAFGIALNLKVDLGYLLYIPYIWVAIYGLLTTSQFWILANLVYNIREAKRVFGFIGAGAIAGGIFGGYLTSVLTRFIDSENLLFVAAFLLFFCLPITRFIWKKNVIEKGLTPRKQTHAHKGESAIQLIKQSKLLTLMAFVIGLSVLVAKLVDYQYSHFASEMILDPEDLTSFFAFWFSTLSVVSLLIQLFLTKYIVGTFGVGKSLLWLPSGILLGSIVLLFIPELGVIVFIKIIDGSLKQSVNKSATELLSIPIPMDVKKKTKTFIDVVIDSIATGLAGLILIFFINGLNIHSIYVSIITILLIIVWIVLIFKLRVAYIDAFKKLIDTSSYKDPDKSKLKKEERPVKSIIHSIKDVFENGSKNQIIHMLNRTLDAPDERLFNSIKGLLNHESDKVKSLAIENLYFLKTQDLSAEIEPLIYNPDQELTTSAFQYLIHKRKDNTLKIFESYLNNNDESIKNATLIALSLELKDNPILQNHFNVNRWLQKAIDDWSTSSDTDYKSTKIKTILEAIGNIHAKPFYYIISNELQGTDLSIVNVALENAGKTKDPKFTDAIVTWLSKKETRKQAIAALHEYDEDIIEELVQKTKDEYYDLPDANIIPSVIETFHSQKAIHALIELIDTTEHSVTIEVIDSLKYLKWNYPSLKIKDAFIIDKILDECQVYQTTLSSIHSQIIVNYKEKHDHINSKEVEEARNGLMRILEQRLDRQLHRIFKFLGIKYPPNDIDPILDVIIHGEQEQRINAIEFLDNILDYHLKRELIPIAESAFLHNELSSEIIKKLDLKVYSETECYKILLQRQDLKIKHAVLYLIEKVNNKTFIPLVQMVLNDHSESIRNQAKQTLDILQQGN, from the coding sequence ATGCAACTATTAAAACCAGTTAAAACCTACCTACTTAAGGTTTTTGACTTAAATGAAAATGAGTTGCAAAAAACGCTGTTATTACAGCTGAATATATTTTTACTCATAACTACACTACTGGTAGTTAAACCTACAATAAATTCGTTATTTTTATCAAGACTTACAGCCAATGCATTGCCATTGGCTTATATATTTACAGCTATATCTGCCGTAATTGGCTCCTATTTTTACAACCGCTTTTTAGAACGTTTTCCTTTAAATAGGGTTATTGAACTTACTATACTGGGGTGCTTGTTCACACTTATTGCTTTTGGAATCGCCTTAAATCTTAAAGTAGATTTGGGATATTTATTATACATTCCTTACATCTGGGTAGCCATTTATGGTTTACTAACAACTTCTCAATTTTGGATTTTAGCAAACTTAGTTTACAACATTCGTGAAGCAAAACGCGTATTCGGATTTATTGGTGCTGGTGCCATTGCAGGAGGTATTTTTGGTGGATATTTAACTTCTGTTTTAACTCGTTTTATAGATTCTGAAAACTTATTATTTGTTGCCGCTTTTTTACTGTTTTTTTGCTTACCAATAACGCGATTTATTTGGAAAAAAAATGTAATTGAAAAAGGTTTAACTCCTAGAAAACAAACACACGCTCATAAAGGAGAATCTGCGATACAACTCATTAAACAATCTAAATTACTTACACTAATGGCATTTGTTATTGGCCTAAGTGTTTTGGTTGCAAAATTAGTAGATTATCAATATAGCCATTTTGCTTCAGAAATGATATTAGACCCTGAAGACTTAACGTCTTTTTTCGCATTTTGGTTTTCAACACTAAGTGTTGTTTCCTTGCTTATTCAATTGTTCTTAACCAAATATATAGTGGGGACTTTTGGAGTAGGGAAATCGTTATTATGGCTGCCTTCTGGTATTTTATTAGGCTCTATTGTCTTACTTTTTATTCCAGAATTAGGAGTTATCGTCTTCATAAAAATTATAGATGGAAGTTTAAAACAATCTGTTAATAAATCGGCTACAGAATTGTTATCGATTCCAATTCCTATGGATGTTAAGAAAAAGACTAAAACTTTTATTGATGTTGTAATAGATAGTATCGCTACAGGATTAGCGGGACTTATTTTAATATTCTTTATAAACGGATTAAATATTCATTCTATTTATGTAAGTATCATAACCATCTTATTAATTATAGTCTGGATTGTTCTGATATTTAAATTGCGTGTAGCCTATATTGATGCTTTTAAGAAATTAATAGACACGTCTTCGTATAAAGACCCCGATAAATCAAAATTAAAAAAAGAAGAGCGTCCTGTAAAATCGATAATTCACAGTATAAAAGATGTCTTTGAAAACGGTTCTAAAAACCAAATCATTCATATGTTAAATAGAACTTTAGATGCTCCCGACGAGCGTTTATTTAATTCTATAAAAGGTTTACTTAATCATGAATCGGATAAAGTAAAATCTTTAGCTATTGAAAATTTATACTTCTTAAAAACCCAAGACCTTTCGGCTGAAATTGAACCTTTAATTTACAATCCCGACCAAGAGTTAACCACCAGCGCGTTTCAATACTTAATTCATAAACGCAAAGACAACACTCTAAAAATATTCGAATCGTATTTAAATAACAACGACGAGTCTATAAAAAACGCTACTCTAATCGCATTATCTTTAGAACTTAAAGACAATCCTATTTTACAAAATCATTTTAATGTTAACCGCTGGTTACAAAAAGCGATTGATGATTGGAGTACTTCTTCGGACACGGATTATAAATCCACTAAAATAAAAACGATTTTAGAAGCCATTGGTAATATTCATGCTAAGCCGTTTTATTATATTATTAGTAATGAACTTCAAGGCACAGACCTTAGTATTGTAAATGTCGCATTAGAAAATGCTGGAAAAACTAAGGATCCAAAATTTACAGACGCCATAGTAACTTGGCTTTCTAAAAAAGAAACAAGAAAGCAAGCTATTGCAGCACTTCATGAATACGACGAGGATATTATTGAAGAATTGGTACAAAAAACTAAAGATGAATATTATGATTTACCCGACGCCAATATTATTCCGTCTGTAATTGAAACGTTTCACTCTCAGAAAGCCATACATGCTTTAATTGAATTAATTGACACTACCGAACATTCGGTAACTATTGAAGTGATAGATAGTCTTAAATATTTAAAATGGAATTACCCATCATTGAAAATAAAAGACGCCTTTATAATTGATAAAATATTAGACGAGTGTCAGGTTTACCAAACAACCTTATCCTCTATTCATTCTCAAATCATTGTAAATTACAAAGAGAAACATGATCATATCAATTCCAAAGAAGTAGAGGAAGCTCGAAACGGATTGATGCGTATTCTTGAGCAACGTTTAGACCGTCAATTACACCGCATATTTAAATTTTTAGGCATTAAATATCCACCAAATGATATAGACCCTATTTTAGATGTAATTATTCATGGTGAACAAGAACAACGTATTAATGCCATCGAATTTTTAGATAACATTTTAGATTATCATTTAAAACGCGAACTTATACCGATTGCAGAATCTGCCTTTTTGCATAATGAGCTTTCTAGTGAAATCATTAAAAAATTAGATTTAAAAGTATACTCGGAAACAGAATGCTATAAAATTTTATTGCAACGACAAGATTTGAAAATAAAGCATGCCGTGTTGTATTTAATAGAAAAAGTGAATAACAAAACCTTTATTCCTCTTGTTCAAATGGTATTAAACGATCATAGCGAAAGCATAAGAAACCAAGCCAAACAAACTCTAGACATTTTACAACAAGGTAATTAA
- a CDS encoding serine hydrolase — MKKENAKRLHQNYKYLLVVIVIIGSSILGTKTLAKYKVNANHLASNSEFIGDLNSFADDNYSSLPFTAPAEDFRPLDLYKNDFFSASLKEELFKNSNWKHLIQSKKMAVGVIDLTNPESPRFANINGDEMMYAASLPKIAVLLAAEDAIEHGELKDTPEVKSDMRLMISKSNNQATTRMIDRVGFQKIEDVLTSEKYHLYDKDQGGGLWVGKRYAAAGATNREPLKNLSHAATAEQVCRFYYLMLHGKLVSPKRSKHMLDMMENPELHHKFVNTLEKLAPNARLFRKSGSWKNWHSDSILVWDAERKYILVALIENENGEQIIRNLVDPIEKAINIKPNATIKTS, encoded by the coding sequence ATGAAAAAAGAAAACGCAAAACGTCTACATCAAAATTACAAATATCTTCTTGTTGTCATTGTAATAATCGGTTCTTCAATACTAGGAACCAAAACCTTAGCAAAATACAAAGTGAATGCTAATCATTTAGCTTCAAATAGTGAATTTATAGGAGATTTAAACAGTTTTGCAGACGACAATTACTCCAGCTTACCATTTACTGCACCTGCAGAAGATTTTAGACCTTTAGATTTATACAAAAACGATTTTTTCTCAGCTTCACTTAAAGAAGAACTATTTAAAAATTCGAATTGGAAACATCTTATTCAAAGCAAAAAAATGGCTGTTGGCGTTATCGATTTAACGAATCCCGAATCTCCAAGATTTGCAAACATTAATGGAGACGAGATGATGTATGCTGCTAGCTTACCTAAAATTGCTGTACTATTAGCCGCAGAAGATGCCATAGAACACGGCGAATTAAAAGATACGCCTGAGGTTAAAAGTGACATGCGCTTAATGATTAGCAAATCGAATAATCAAGCGACTACGAGAATGATTGACCGCGTTGGATTTCAAAAAATTGAGGATGTTTTAACATCAGAAAAATATCATTTATACGATAAAGATCAAGGTGGCGGTTTATGGGTTGGAAAACGTTATGCCGCAGCAGGCGCAACTAATAGAGAGCCTTTAAAAAATTTAAGTCATGCTGCGACAGCAGAACAAGTTTGTAGATTTTACTATTTAATGCTTCACGGAAAGCTTGTAAGCCCAAAACGTTCTAAGCATATGTTAGACATGATGGAGAATCCAGAGTTACATCATAAATTTGTAAATACACTGGAAAAACTAGCTCCAAACGCTCGGTTATTTAGAAAATCTGGATCTTGGAAAAATTGGCATTCAGATTCTATTTTGGTTTGGGATGCTGAAAGAAAATATATACTAGTAGCTTTAATAGAAAATGAAAATGGAGAACAAATTATTCGTAATTTAGTAGACCCAATAGAAAAAGCTATAAATATAAAACCAAATGCAACTATTAAAACCAGTTAA
- a CDS encoding tetratricopeptide repeat-containing sensor histidine kinase, translating into MYFCIYNVEIIAQNKTSDSIENLLLKSTNPTEFSFESRFLFAKQAQQYSNQLKLDSLSLISTIQIARLYEERGIYDLFLSTSHKNLREAKRLGDSLSMATVNHNIANYYFKRSVDSAYNYFHKAEKIYRALNDDYNTASTLLGIAVIQKNEKDFIGSEVTSVEGITLLDNLPDSEQVTRKKAYLYNNLGLVFDQLEQFDDAINYHNKSLELKRSLKGDNSETINNSKNNLALAYKNSGAYSIALNYYEDILSNKSLKKKRPDIYALVLDNYAHTQYLNNDEDQVLKLYLEALHICDSINSSYNSIMINQHLAEFYNDRKQMDSARYYAYNAKELSKDYHNDDFLESLLLLSRIEVDSIAVKHYKDYIHLNDSLQKSERNVRNKFARIRYETKEIELKNKKITQERLSFMLLSVGLLLTSFLIIVIISQRNKNKSLQFKQRQQQANEEIYNLMLSQQDKVDEARTLEKRRISEELHDGILGRLFGTRLSLDSLNASKTNDAIETRSNYIDELKSIEAEIRKVSHDLNTDFVSNSGYIDIVKTLLEKQSIAYDIKCDLKYEDNINWEDISNKTKIHFYRIIQEALQNTYKHAKADYITIDFYKKDDDICLDICDNGVGFDLSKSKKGIGLKNMSSRVNEIEGFLTVKSNINEGTKISIRTPLNN; encoded by the coding sequence TTGTATTTTTGCATTTATAATGTAGAAATAATTGCTCAAAATAAAACTAGTGATAGTATTGAAAACTTACTTCTAAAGTCGACCAACCCAACAGAGTTTAGTTTTGAAAGTAGGTTCTTATTTGCAAAACAAGCGCAACAATATTCTAACCAATTAAAATTAGATTCATTAAGTCTAATTAGTACCATACAAATAGCTAGATTATATGAAGAGCGAGGTATTTACGATTTGTTTTTATCTACTAGTCATAAAAATTTAAGAGAAGCAAAACGTCTTGGTGATTCTTTGTCGATGGCGACGGTCAATCATAATATTGCTAATTATTATTTTAAACGATCTGTAGATAGTGCATATAATTACTTTCACAAAGCCGAGAAAATTTATAGAGCTTTAAACGATGATTATAATACAGCCTCAACTTTATTAGGAATTGCTGTAATCCAAAAAAATGAAAAAGATTTTATAGGGAGTGAAGTGACCTCTGTAGAAGGAATAACGCTTTTAGATAATCTACCCGATTCTGAACAGGTTACTCGTAAAAAAGCGTATTTATATAATAATTTAGGACTCGTTTTTGATCAGCTAGAGCAATTTGATGATGCTATTAATTATCATAATAAATCGTTAGAGTTAAAACGAAGTTTAAAGGGTGATAATAGCGAAACCATTAACAACTCCAAGAATAATTTAGCTTTAGCATATAAAAATTCAGGTGCTTACAGCATCGCTTTAAATTATTATGAAGATATTCTAAGTAATAAATCTCTTAAAAAAAAGAGACCCGATATTTATGCACTCGTGTTGGACAACTATGCCCATACACAATACCTTAATAATGATGAAGATCAGGTTCTAAAGTTGTATTTAGAAGCTTTGCACATTTGTGATTCTATTAACTCCTCCTACAATTCGATTATGATTAATCAGCATTTAGCTGAATTTTATAATGATAGAAAACAAATGGATTCAGCTAGATATTATGCCTATAATGCTAAGGAACTTTCGAAGGATTATCATAACGATGATTTTTTAGAGTCTTTATTATTGTTGTCACGAATAGAAGTAGACAGTATCGCGGTTAAGCATTACAAGGATTACATTCATTTAAACGATAGCCTTCAAAAAAGTGAACGTAATGTTCGTAATAAATTCGCTAGAATTAGATACGAGACTAAAGAAATAGAACTTAAAAATAAAAAAATCACCCAAGAACGACTCTCGTTCATGTTGCTGTCTGTAGGGTTATTATTAACTTCATTTTTAATAATTGTCATTATATCTCAACGAAATAAAAATAAATCATTACAATTTAAACAGCGCCAGCAACAAGCTAATGAGGAAATATACAACCTTATGCTATCTCAACAAGATAAGGTCGATGAAGCTCGAACGCTAGAAAAACGTAGAATCTCTGAAGAATTACACGATGGTATTTTAGGCCGCCTTTTTGGAACGCGATTAAGTTTAGATAGCTTAAACGCAAGTAAAACTAACGATGCTATAGAAACACGAAGTAACTATATTGATGAATTAAAATCTATTGAGGCAGAAATTAGAAAAGTTTCTCACGACTTAAACACAGACTTTGTATCGAACTCTGGATATATCGATATTGTAAAAACACTTTTAGAAAAGCAATCTATAGCTTACGACATAAAATGTGACTTGAAATATGAAGATAATATTAATTGGGAAGATATTTCAAATAAAACCAAAATTCATTTTTATAGAATTATTCAAGAAGCGCTTCAAAACACCTATAAACATGCCAAAGCAGATTATATAACTATTGATTTTTATAAAAAAGATGATGATATTTGTTTAGACATTTGCGATAATGGCGTAGGTTTTGATCTCTCAAAATCGAAGAAAGGAATAGGCTTAAAAAACATGTCGTCTAGAGTAAATGAAATTGAAGGATTTTTAACTGTAAAATCGAATATAAACGAGGGGACCAAAATTTCAATTAGAACCCCTCTAAACAACTAA
- a CDS encoding DUF456 domain-containing protein has protein sequence MDILLIILGFICMIVGLLGSFLPVLPGPPISWVGLLLLYLTKTIPNDWTFLGITLLIAIVIVILDYAIPAMGTKKFGGSKYGVIGTTIGLVVSMIFPVLGFLGIIIWPFVGAFIGEMMYKANHKTAAKAAFGSFLGFVTGTLLKFIIAVVYFGLFIRLFWQYKEGFI, from the coding sequence ATGGATATCTTACTTATTATACTCGGTTTTATATGTATGATTGTTGGGCTTTTGGGTAGTTTTTTACCCGTATTACCGGGGCCTCCAATATCTTGGGTAGGTTTGTTATTGTTGTACTTAACCAAAACCATTCCCAACGATTGGACCTTTTTAGGGATTACTTTACTTATAGCAATTGTAATTGTAATTTTAGATTACGCCATTCCAGCCATGGGGACCAAGAAATTTGGAGGTAGTAAATATGGTGTAATTGGTACGACTATTGGACTTGTGGTTTCTATGATTTTTCCTGTTTTAGGATTTCTCGGAATTATAATTTGGCCTTTCGTTGGTGCCTTTATTGGAGAAATGATGTATAAAGCCAATCATAAAACAGCTGCAAAAGCTGCTTTTGGTTCTTTTTTAGGTTTTGTAACAGGTACGCTTTTAAAATTTATAATTGCCGTGGTATACTTCGGATTATTTATTCGTTTGTTTTGGCAGTATAAGGAAGGATTTATATAA
- a CDS encoding serine hydrolase, translated as MKKLLLLIVVLASFGFTANHFYPIDGYALTGIKRLAYLERVKSGEIKSHRIPPGAFRPLDSIGLNLKDRKSELGAVPQIDEALQGRIEQLFRGLDKNYSIAVLDMTKGQPIRYAQHRESVGYQPGSVGKLVVLSAFFNQLCQILPGGDFEERRQLLKDKIVKAGNWALYDHHTVPIYDLDTQNLVKRTIRATDEFTLYEWLDNMVSVSNNGAASVVWREAVLMHVFQGEYPKLTFEEGEAYFKKTPKSELSEMAINLVNEPLRELGITEEEWRLGKFFTNGAGNYIPGRDGSIGTPIGLIKFVIALEKGEIVDEASSLEMKRLLYMTDRRIRYAASKRLDSSAVYFKSGSFYKCDKDKGKCGDYAGNVYNYMNSVAVVEKPNGTRYAVCLMSNVLHKNSAYDHLMLASKIDAIMDDEQDD; from the coding sequence ATGAAAAAATTACTCTTACTTATTGTTGTTTTAGCATCCTTCGGGTTTACAGCTAATCATTTTTATCCTATAGATGGTTATGCCTTAACGGGAATTAAACGTTTGGCTTATTTAGAACGTGTAAAAAGCGGTGAGATTAAAAGTCATCGTATTCCACCAGGCGCTTTTAGACCTTTAGACTCTATCGGATTAAATTTAAAAGATAGAAAAAGTGAACTCGGAGCTGTTCCTCAAATAGATGAAGCGCTTCAGGGGCGTATAGAACAATTATTTAGAGGTTTGGATAAAAACTATTCTATAGCTGTGTTAGATATGACTAAAGGGCAACCTATCCGATATGCGCAACATCGTGAGTCTGTAGGCTATCAGCCAGGTAGTGTTGGGAAATTAGTGGTGTTGTCAGCATTTTTTAATCAATTATGTCAGATTTTACCAGGAGGCGATTTCGAAGAGCGTCGTCAGTTATTAAAAGATAAAATAGTTAAAGCAGGAAATTGGGCATTGTATGACCATCATACAGTTCCTATTTACGATTTAGACACGCAGAATTTGGTTAAACGAACCATTCGTGCTACAGACGAATTTACGTTATACGAATGGTTGGACAATATGGTTTCTGTTAGCAATAACGGAGCCGCTAGTGTGGTTTGGAGAGAAGCTGTATTAATGCATGTGTTTCAGGGTGAGTATCCGAAATTAACTTTTGAAGAAGGTGAAGCCTATTTTAAAAAAACGCCTAAAAGTGAATTGTCCGAAATGGCGATAAACCTAGTAAACGAACCGTTACGAGAACTCGGAATTACTGAAGAAGAATGGCGTTTAGGTAAGTTTTTTACTAACGGAGCAGGGAATTATATTCCTGGGAGAGATGGAAGTATAGGGACGCCAATTGGATTAATAAAGTTTGTAATCGCACTTGAAAAAGGCGAGATTGTAGACGAAGCGTCTAGCCTGGAAATGAAACGCTTGTTGTATATGACGGATAGACGTATTCGTTACGCAGCCTCAAAACGTTTAGATAGTTCTGCTGTATATTTTAAGTCAGGAAGTTTTTATAAATGTGATAAAGACAAAGGGAAGTGTGGCGATTATGCTGGAAATGTTTATAATTATATGAACTCTGTTGCCGTTGTAGAAAAACCTAACGGAACGCGTTATGCTGTTTGTTTAATGTCTAATGTATTACACAAAAATTCTGCTTACGACCATTTAATGTTAGCTTCTAAAATTGATGCGATTATGGATGATGAACAAGACGATTAA